GGCCTTCAGGGCCGCCAGCCGGATCGCCCCCTTGCGGGCCGCCACCTCGCTGCGCTTGGAACGAAGAATTTCAGAAAGGAACGACATTCCGGAACCGTGTACGAGCACACCCAAATCGCGGCCTGTTCAGGAAGGCGTCAGATGCAAGGCGCCGCGAGAACCGGACGGAGTACCGCCAATGAGCCCTTACGTGAGAACGCGGTTTGGGCGTGGCGAAGCAACCGGAAGCGCAGCGGCAACGCAGCAGATGACCCTTCATGGACAGGCCGATTTGGTCCGTTGTTTGAGGCGTTCCAGCTTTTCCATCGCCGCGCCCGTGTCGATGGATTTGGCCGCCAGGACGACCCCTTCCGCAAAGTCCTTGGCCTTGCCGCAGGCCACCAGCGGGGGCGCCGCGTTGAGCAGGACGATGTCGCGCCTCGGTCCGGGAGCGCCTCCCAGAATAGCGAGCAGAATTTTCGCGTTGTCTTCCGGCCCTCCGCCCGCGATCGCCTTCAGCGGCGCCAGCGACATGCCGAGGTCGCGAGGATCAAGGTGGTAGCAACTGATCCGTCCTTCTTTCCCTTCGCAAAACCGGGTGGGCGCGGAAATCGAAATCTCATCGAGTCCGTCTTCCCCGTGGACCACGAAACAGTGTCGCGCTCCGAGTCTGATCAGCACTTGCGCCATCAGATCAGCCAGCGGGTCGGCGTAGACGCCCAAGATCTGGATGGACGCCCCCGCAGGGTTGGTCAACGGCCCCAAAATATTGAACATGGTGCGAATGCCGATCTCTTGGCGCGGGGCCACGGCGTGTTTCATCGCGCCGTGAAACAACGGCGCGAACAGAAACCCGATTCCGATTTGATTCACGCAGTCCTCCACCGCCGGCGGCGGGAGGTCGATGTTCACGCCCAGCGCGCGCAACACATCCGCGCTGCCGCTTTTGGAGGATGCGGCCCGATTGCCGTGTTTGGCCACGGTAACCCCCGCCCCCGCCACCACGAACGCGGTGGTGGTCGAGATGTTGAAGGTGCCTTTGCGGTCGCCGCCGGTCCCGCAGGTGTCTACGACCAGGGGATCGTCCACGCGGATCCTGATCGCCTTCTCCCGCATCACCCGCACCGCGCCCACCACCTCGTCGACCGTCTCGCCCTTCATGCGCAGCGCGGTCAGATAGGCCGCGATCTGGGCCGGCGTGGCGCCGCCCTCCATGATTTCCCGCATCACGTCTTCGGATTCGGCCTCCGTGAGGGAAGTCCCGTCCGCGACCTTGGCAATGGCCTCTTTGATCACACCCGCAACCTCAGAAAGTTCCTGAGCAGGTCCTTCCCCACGCGCGTCAGGATCGACTCGGGGTGGAACTGAACCCCCTCCACCGCAAACTCGCGATGCCGCAGCCCCATGATCTCCCCCTCCTTGGTCTCGGCGCTCACTTCCAGACACGCCGGCAACGTCTCGCGTTTGACGATCAACGAGTGGTACCGCGTGGCTTCGAAGGGATTGGCGAGCCCCGCGTAGATGGTCTTGCCGTCGTGGTGGATCATCGAGGTCTTGCCGTGCATCAACCGGTCCGC
This sequence is a window from Nitrospirota bacterium. Protein-coding genes within it:
- the trpD gene encoding anthranilate phosphoribosyltransferase, which gives rise to MIKEAIAKVADGTSLTEAESEDVMREIMEGGATPAQIAAYLTALRMKGETVDEVVGAVRVMREKAIRIRVDDPLVVDTCGTGGDRKGTFNISTTTAFVVAGAGVTVAKHGNRAASSKSGSADVLRALGVNIDLPPPAVEDCVNQIGIGFLFAPLFHGAMKHAVAPRQEIGIRTMFNILGPLTNPAGASIQILGVYADPLADLMAQVLIRLGARHCFVVHGEDGLDEISISAPTRFCEGKEGRISCYHLDPRDLGMSLAPLKAIAGGGPEDNAKILLAILGGAPGPRRDIVLLNAAPPLVACGKAKDFAEGVVLAAKSIDTGAAMEKLERLKQRTKSACP
- a CDS encoding aminodeoxychorismate/anthranilate synthase component II translates to MLLVIDNYDSFTYNLVQYLGELGETIEVHRNDALTLDEIAAKRPARIVISPGPCTPNEAGISVDLIRRFAGKIPILGVCLGHQSIGAAFGGDVIRADRLMHGKTSMIHHDGKTIYAGLANPFEATRYHSLIVKRETLPACLEVSAETKEGEIMGLRHREFAVEGVQFHPESILTRVGKDLLRNFLRLRV